The following nucleotide sequence is from Paracrocinitomix mangrovi.
TGGATATCTATTCTATAATGTGTCTTGTACAAAAAAGTAACCTGTTACCTTTCCATTTTCATCTTGAAAGTCAACCTTTTAATATGGTAACTAATCAACTATATTTACTTACATTACTTGTATGAAAAAGAAATTCACTTTACCCTTAACCCTCAGTATTTTAATGTTTGGCATAGGTTGTACCGTAGGATATGTAGTTCATCCTGATAAAGAAATGAGCAGAAAAACGGTTAAATCAACAGATGAAATTGCCAATGATGAACACATAAGCAGAGAGCTGCGATTTTTAGAAAGTTCACTGGATACAATTCATAAAATAAAAGCCAATCCAATACCGGGAGAATGGCTTTATCACAATAAGGAAGTTCAACAAAGTAGTCAGGAATTCTTACACGATTTTCCTGATTTAATTTCTGAAAAAAGAGATAAAATATATTTACAACCGATAGGTGCCATGTCGCCTAAACAAGAAGAAATATTAAAAATTACTGCAGATTATCTTTCAGTATTCTATAATGCTACAGTCCAAATTGAAGATTCTTTATCTGCAGATGTTGTTCCTAAGAGTGCAAGAAGATTTGACGATTTTTTTGAAAGAGATCAATTTAAAACGACTTATATATTGGACGAAGTTTTAAAGCCTAATATCCCAAAGGATGCAAGGGCTTATGTAGGATTCACTTCATATGATTTGTATCCAAATGACAACTATAATTTTGTTTTTGGACAAGGAAGAATTGGTGGAAAAGTTGGTATTTATTCCCTTGCCAGGTTGGGGTATCCTGACTTTGATTCTACCCAGTACAAAATCTGCTTAAAAAGAACATTAAAATTGGCATCTCATGAATTAGGACACATATTTGGAATGACCCATTGTGTGCAGTATGAATGTATTATGAATGGCTCTAACACATTAGAGGAATCTGATTCAAAACCATTTTATCTCTGTCCAATAGATCTACTCAAGGTTTGTCAGGCCGGTAGTATTGACGAGATTTACCGTTTTCAAAAGTTAGGAGAGTTTTGGGAGAAACATGGGTTTAAGGAGAATAAGGCATTTTATGATCTTTCCATAAAACTGCTACAAGAGAATTTATTCAGAAGAGAAGGAAGTTTAGTTTACTAGTAAGGAGATGCGGGTGGTATTGCAACAACATTATCCACCACAATTGCACTACCGTACAAACTTTGATCAAAATCACTTCTTTGTTTTATCAATAATTCAACTGTGACCTCTTTTGAAGCTGCAGTAAACTCTACTGTGATATTTTGCCATTTATCCTTGACACCATTATCACTTGAATAAACGAATTCTTTTCCGTTCACAATTACCGCTAGATCACCACCTGAATAAGTTACCGAACTAAAATTGGTTAAAACGCATTGTTGCCAGCTCAGAGAAAAAGCATATTTCTTGTCAATCTCCAATCCTTTAAGTGTTGTGGACCAACCTTCGGGCTTATCATTTTTATTACATAAAAAAAGTCCCATTGATTCACCATTTAATGTTCCTCCATCAATATTTTCCATGGTATAAGAACCACCAGGCCATTCTCCATTACCTTTTATTAAATCCGGGCTATCACCAATTTTGGTCCAATTAGGAGGAGCTGTATCAGATTTTGGAGATCCATCTATTAATGGCAGATGTATAGGTAGCTGTCCAAACAATGAAGCTGACAGGCTAATAAACGATATGAATAGAATAAAGTACCTCACAATTTAGTTTACAATTCAAGTTACGAAATGTTCAACTAATCCATTCATAAAAAGGGAATCATTAACTTTTATATGCATTTTATAAATCACATAGATTTAATTTATATCACTATCAATTTTTAAGATCGGAAATTCTTGTTGATGGTTGACATACAAGGTATATTTGTACAAATAATTAAAACTAATAATATGTCAATAGTAGGAAGAAAATTCCCAAATATCGAAGTAAACGCCATGGATAGCATGGGTGATACTATTAAAATCAATGTATTTAAAGAAGCAATCGACAAGAAGAAAAAAGTATTGTTGTTTTGGTATCCAAAAGATTTCACTTTTGTTTGTCCAACTGAATTACACGCTTTTCAAGATGCTTTAGGTGAATTTGAAAAAAGAAACACTGTAGTAATTGGTGCGTCAGTTGATTCTGCAGAGGTTCACTTTGCATGGTTAAATACACCAAAAGATCAAGGTGGAATTGAAGGTGTTACTTATCCATTGTTGGCAGATACAAACAGAAATTTATCATATGCTCTTGACATCTTAGATGGAACAGAAATTTATGATGAAGACAATGACGAAGTTCAAATTGAAGGAGATAACGTGACATTTAGAGCAACATATTTGATTGACGAAGAAGGAACAGTATTTCACGAAGGTGTAAATCACATGCCATTAGGTAGAAACGTAAATGAGTTTATCAGATTAATTGATGCTTACTCTCACGTTCAAACTCATGGAGAAGTTTGTCCTGCAAACTGGGAAGAAGGAAAAGACGCTATGAAAGCTAACCGTGAAGGTACTGCAGCTTATTTAGCTTCTCACTAATAAAAATTACAAATTATGTTTACAGAAATTACTGAAGACAATTTGGCCGAGATTGTTCAAAATAATGAGACTGTTTTCGTGCAATATTCGGCCGGATGGTGCGGCAACTGTCGTATCATGAAACCGAAGTTTAAAAAACATTCTTCGGAGCACGAAGACATGACCTTTGTAGTTGTTGATGCTGAAAAATTTCCTGAATCAAGAAAACTGGCAAATGTTTCTAATCTACCAACATTTGCAGCTTTCAAGAATGGAGAATTAGTAAATCAGATTCAAACTAACAAAGCAGATAACTTAAATACTTTTATTCATGAGATTACCGATAATTAAAAAACTCAACGAGTTTATTGAGGAGAATGATGAAGATTACGTAAATGAGACGATTGAAACCTTGGAGTTTTTAACCGAAGCTCCCGGAATTAAAGATGAGGAGATGGACGTAATAGGAGAATTGCTATCCAATATGTATGGAGCAATTGAGGTACACAATATGATAAAAGAAGGTACTCCTAAAAAAGAAGCTTTAAATGAATTTATGAAGCGGGTAACAGGAAGTATTGATACTTAATTATCTGATTAAAATAATTGAAAGGGAATCTTTAATAGGTTCCCTTTTTTTATTCAAAATGCTCGTTATCTATTTCAACCTTCAACATTTCGTCATCATCTAAAATATCATCATTGGTTTTACTTCTTTCTTTGAAAAGGACATACCCTAACGTGGTGATTATATAAAATACCATAGCCCCTACAAAAGCAATAGGAGAAAGCTCCATTGTGAAATTTTTCCAAAACACACCTATGCCAATCATAATGAGCGTAAACCCAAAAAGAAACCTGGATACTTTATTAGCTTGAAATAAATCATAAGTATTAAAAAATTTTCTTGCAATCAACCTTATCGTTAACCAAATCAGTACAAACCACACAAAGTGTTTGAGATAAAAAGATTGTTCTCTATAACTCAATCCATAATTGAAATAATAATAGGAAGGTGGTTTATTTATGAACTCAATAAAATAGTAAAGTAGCCCCAAAAACATGGTTCCATGCAATGTGGTTGTAAAAATGAGATTTTTCCTGTTTTTAGGAATTACTAGAAAAGGTTGATTATAATGAACAGTTGGACCCAATACACTTATTAAGATTGTAATTGCGAATACACCAGCAGTTATCAGCATAACGTACAACAAGTATTGAAAATTAAAATAAAAATCAAACAGCATTTGTGAAGTACGCCAATAGCTAAATAGAATTACACCAACTATAAAAATTGAAAAAAAGAAATTTGACAACTTATTTGACAACCAGGGATTCTTTAACTTTTTAAAAGTCATTACTCCAAATCTAAAGGCGGCTGCAAATAGCATTAAACAAAAAGGAATTATAATTATTTCTTCTTGCCTAATTCGGTAAAATTCATTCAACAGAATCAATCCAAAGAATAATAGCACAGAAAAAAATAAGATCCAATCTAAAACCTTTAGAAATTTCATTGTTTTGGGTAATTTAAGTACCAATATAAAAACAAAAAAGGGACTTCATAATGAAGTCCCTTTTTTTAAAGTTGTAAACGAATAGACTATTCCTCTTCGTTTTTAGCTTCTTTTTCTTCAGTTTTAGCTTTAGATTCAGTAGCTGCTGCTCCTTTGTTATCTTCAGCTTTACCTTTTCCACCTCTTCTAGATCTTCTAGTAGTTTTCTTCGCAGTATCATTTCCGTAGATTTCGTTGAAGTCAACTAATTCGATCATACACATTTCAGCGTTATCACCTAAACGTGATCCAGTTCTAATGATTCTTGTATAACCACCTTCTCTTTCCGCAACTTTTGGCGCTACTTCTCTGAATAGTTCAGTTACAGCATATTTGTTTCTCAATTTGCTGAAAACAACTCTTCTTGAGTGTGTAGAATCAGTTTTAGATTTAGTGATCAAAGGCTCAACAAAACCTCTTAAAGCTTTTGCTTTAGCTACAGTTGTGTTGATTCTTTTGTGCTCGATTAAAGAACAAGCCATGTTAGCTAACATTGCTTTTCTGTGAGCAGACTTTCTACCTAAGTGGTTGAATTTTTTACCGTGTCTCATTTTCTTTTAAATTTCGTATTCAAACCTGCTATAGCATTTGAATACTGTTTACTATTTGCTTTACCTTAATCATATTTATACTCCATCACAAGGATTTAGGAGTGGTTCTCGATTAAATAAAGAAAGGATACTTCGAGAACCTCAGTATCCTTTCCTATAAAGTTTTACTCTTTATCTAATTTGTATTTAGAAACATTCATTCCAAAAGCCAAACCTTTAGATTCAACTAAATCTTCAAGCTCAGTCAATGATTTTTTACCGAAGTTTCTGAATTTCAATAGATCATTTTTGTTGTAAGAAACCAAGTCTCCTAATGTTTCAACATCAGCAGCTTTTAAACAGTTCAATGCTCTAACAGACAAGTCAAGATCTACTAATTTAGATTTTAACAACTGACGCATGTGTAATGAAGTTTCATCAAACTCTTCAGTTTCTGATTTAATTTCAGTATCCAAAGTAATTCTCTCATCCGAGAACAACATAAAGTGGTGAATCAAAATCTTAGCAGCTTCTTGTAAAGCATCTTTAGGAGAAATTGATCCATCAGTTTGAATATCAAAAACTAATTTCTCGTAGTCAGTTTTTTGCTCTACACGGTAATTTTCAACGTTGTATTTTACGTTTTTAATTGGTGTAAAGATTGAATCCGTAGCAATTGTACCAATTGGTGTATTTGCTCCTTTATTTTCTTCAGCAGGTACATATCCTCTACCTTTAATGATTTCCAACTCCATGTTGATTTTTACTGAAGGTTCCATTTTACAAATCTCCAAATCAGGATTCAACACTTGGAAAGCAGTAGTGTATTTTCCAATATCACCAGCTGTTAATGTATCTTGTCCAGTAACAGAAACGATTACTTTTTCAGAATCTGTACCGTCAATTTGTTGTTTAAATCTTACTTGTTTCAAGTTCAAGATGATTTCTGTAACATCATCAACAACTCCTTTAATAGTTGAGAACTCGTGGTCTACACCTTCAATTTTAACTGAAGCGATAGCGAAACCTTCTAATGAAGAAAGTAAGATTCTTCTCAAAGCGTTTCCTACTGTAATACCATAACCTGGTTCAAGTGGTCTAAATTCGAATGTACCTCTAAAGTCATCCGATTCAATCATAATAACCTTGTCAGGTTTTTGAAAATCTAAAATTGCCATTTTGTTTTCTTCTTTTTTAATTGGCTTCCGGTTGCGCGATCTAAAAGAGTGAAGAAATTCTTAAAGATCCTTTGGCCGCAAGACCAATGGTTTATAAATAAAAAAATTGCGCCACTTTAATCGATCTATTTCGACTATTAAGCGGCGCAAAGATAATGCATTATTTCGAGTATAGCTCGACGATCAACTGTTCTTTGATATTTTCTGGGATCATCTCTCTGCTAGGAACGCTCATAAATTTACCTTCCATAGCTTGAGTATTCCAGTCTAACCAATCAAACGAGTTCTCTTTTGCAGCTAATGATTCAGAAATTACTTCTAAAGATTTTGATTTCTCTCTAACACTAATAATATCCCCAACTTTCAAAGTGTATGAAGGGATGTTAACGATATTTCCGTTAACTGTAATGTGTCTGTGAGTAACCAACTGTCTTGCTCCTCTTCTGGAGTTAGACATACCTAATCTGAATACTGTGTTATCTAATCTTGATTCACAAAGAGCCAATAAGTTTTCACCAGTAATTCCTTTCATTCTCGAAGCTTTTTTAAATAAGTTCGAGAATTGTCTTTCTAGAATACCGTAAGTGTATTTAGCTTTTTGTTTCTCTTGCAACTGGATTGCATACTCTGATTGTTTCCCTCTTCTTTTGTTAGGTCCGTGTTGTCCCGGAGGGTAGTTTTTTCTTTCTAATGCTTTGTCAGCACCAAAAATTGGATCTCTAAATCTTCTTGCGATTTTCGATTTTGGTCCTCTGTATCTTGCCATTTCTCTTTTTTTTGATTCCAGACATTCAATCCGCAGATTGGTGTCAATGGTCTTATTTATTAATTAGACAAAAGATTAAAGACTGCTTCACAAAGAAGATAGACTAAAAGTCTTTTGTCTTCAATCTTATGTCTTTTGTCTTTATTTAATTATACTCTTCTTCTTTTAGGAGGTCTACATCCATTGTGTGGTAATGGAGTAACATCAACGATTTCTGTTACTTCAATTCCAGTGTTGTGGATAGATCTGATTGCAGATTCTCTACCTGAACCAGGTCCTTTTACGTAAACTTTAACTTTTCTAAGTCCTAAGTCATACGCTTCTTTAGAGCACTCTTCAGCAGCAACTTGTGCAGCATAAGGAGTATTCTTTTTAGATCCTCTAAATCCCATTTTACCAGCAGAAGACCATGAGATCACCTGTCCTGATTTGTTGGTTAAAGAGATGATAATGTTGTTAAATGACGCTTGGATATGTGCTTCACCAACTGCATCAATTTTTACATTCTTCTTTTTTACTCTTCCTGTTTTTGCCATCTTTCTAAGATTTTGACTTTGTCGTCTATTCTATTTATAATGAAGTTGTCCTCTAATGTACTGTGTAAGACTCAGCAGCAAATGGGATTTTCAATTAAATAGGACTTACAGCCTGATCAATTACTATTTAGTTGCTTTTTTCTTGTTAGCAACTGTTTTTCTCTTACCTTTTCTTGTTCTAGAGTTGTTTTTAGTTCTTTGACCTCTTAACGGTAAACCAGCTCTATGTCTGATTCCTCTGTAACATCCAATATCCATCAAACGTTTGATGTTCAATTGAACTTCAGATCTCAAAGCACCTTCAACTTTCATCTCTCCCATGGCAGTACGAATCTTAGCGATTTCGTCATCTGTCCAATCCTGAACTTTAGTGTCTTCACTAACACCTGCATCACTTAAAATTTTAGATGCAGTACTTTTTCCAACACCGTAGATGTAAGTTAAACCAATAACTCCTCTTTTGTTTTTAGGTAAATCTATTCCAGCAATCCTTGCCATAACATTTATTAATTTTAGACTTTAGACTGTAGATGCTAGACTATAGACTGTTTCTTTTTAATCTTTTGATTCTTCAGAACCTGTCCAACGTCCGTTGTCTAATGTCAGTTGTCTAATTTATCCTTGTCTTTGTTTAAACTTAGGGTTCTTCTTATTAATAACGTAAACCCTTCCTTTACGCTTCACGATCTTGCAGTCTGCAGATCTCTTCTTCACTGATGCTCTTACTTTCATCTCTATTAGTTTAATTTCTTATTTGTATCTATACGTAATTCTTCCTTTTGTTAAATCATATGGAGACATCTCCAATTTAACCTTATCACCAGGTAATATTTTTATGTAGTGCATACGCATCTTACCTGAAATATGAGCAGTAATAATATGTCCATTTTCCAACTCGACTCTGAACATTGCATTACCTAACGCTTCTACAATTGTTCCGTCTTGTTCTATTGATGCTTGTTTTGCCATAAATTATATTCCTGAAAATTCGTTAGCTCCTCTTCGTCCTCTAATTCTTCCACCTTCCATCAATCCATCATAATGTCTATTCAACAAGTACGTTTCAATTTGCTGAAGTGTGTCTAATACAACACCTACCATAATCAACATTGAAGTACCTCCCATAAACATTGCAAAACCGTCGTTTATTCCAAACAACATTGCAAATGCCGGAATTATCGCAATAAGCGCCAGGAAGAAAGATCCCGGGAATGTAATTCTCGACAAAATGGTATCAATGAAATCTGCAGTTTCTGTTCCGGGTTTAATGCCTGGCACAAAACCACCGCTTCTTTTCAAATCATCTGCAATTTGCTTAGGATTAATAGTAATCGCCGTATAGAAATACGTGAATATTATAATCATCAAAGCAAACACAAAGTTATACCAAAAACCTCTATAATTTTGAAGTTCTTGAAGTATAACACTGTCAGACTGAATCATTGTAGGAACTGTCATAATTGCCTGCGCAAAGATAATTGGCATTACACCAGCTGCATTCACTTTTAAAGGAATGTAAGATCTTTGGCTAGCCTCTGCTACGTTACCTTGTCCAGCTACTCTTTTTGCATAATTAATAGGTACTCTACGAACACCTTGCACAATAAGTACTGTAACAATAATAATGGCAAAGAATACCAGCATTTCTACAATGAACATGAAAATTCCACCAGAACCAGAGTTTCTAGCTAGGAACTCAGTAAACACAGATTGTGGGAATCTTGCTAAAATACCTACAGTGATCAATAATGAGATACCGTTTCCAACTCCTTTATCAGTAATACGTTCACCCAACCACATTGCGAACATTGTTCCAGCGACTAGTAACATAATTGAACTGATCCACCACATCATATCCGGATCTACTACACCGTTTGCGCTAATAACGTACATCTGTAAATAAGATGGACCTTGGAAAGCACAAATTAGAATTGTTAAAATTCTAGTGTAACCATTGATCTTTCTTCTTCCACTCTCACCCTCTTTTTGCAATTTTTGAACCACAGGAACCGCCATACCTAATAACTGCATAATAATAGATGCAGAAATATAAGGCATGATACCTAATGCCATAACAGAAGCTTTAGAGAAAGCTCCTCCAGCAAATAAGTCTAGAAGTGCTACTAGTCCACCTCCTGAGCTACCAGCAGCTAATTGTCCTTGGTCTACTCCAGGAAGTACGATAAAAGAACCTAACCTATAAACCAGGATTAATCCCAATGTTAAAAGGATACGGTTTCTTAGCTCTTCAACCTTCCAAATGTTTTTTAATGTGTCAATAAATTTCTTCATTCAGGCGATAAATCTGTGTGTTATAAAATCTCTGCTGAACCTCCAGCTGCTTCAATAGCAGACTTTGCAGATGCAGAGTAACCATGTACTGTAAATTTCAACTTAGCTTTCAACTCTCCTCTTCCTAAGATTTTTACCAAATCTTTCTTTCCTACCAATCCATTGTTGTAAAGAACTTCTGGAGTGATTTCAGTAACTTTTTTGTTGTCTACTAAATTTTGGATAGTGTCAAGATTGACTCCTTTATATTCAACTCTATTAGGATTTTTAAATCCGAATTTAGGAACACGTCTTTGAAGAGGCATTTGTCCACCTTCAAATCCAAGCTTTTTTGAATATCCAGAACGAGATTTCGCTCCTTTATGACCTCTACCAGCTGTACCAGC
It contains:
- a CDS encoding archaemetzincin, producing MKKKFTLPLTLSILMFGIGCTVGYVVHPDKEMSRKTVKSTDEIANDEHISRELRFLESSLDTIHKIKANPIPGEWLYHNKEVQQSSQEFLHDFPDLISEKRDKIYLQPIGAMSPKQEEILKITADYLSVFYNATVQIEDSLSADVVPKSARRFDDFFERDQFKTTYILDEVLKPNIPKDARAYVGFTSYDLYPNDNYNFVFGQGRIGGKVGIYSLARLGYPDFDSTQYKICLKRTLKLASHELGHIFGMTHCVQYECIMNGSNTLEESDSKPFYLCPIDLLKVCQAGSIDEIYRFQKLGEFWEKHGFKENKAFYDLSIKLLQENLFRREGSLVY
- a CDS encoding peroxiredoxin, with the translated sequence MSIVGRKFPNIEVNAMDSMGDTIKINVFKEAIDKKKKVLLFWYPKDFTFVCPTELHAFQDALGEFEKRNTVVIGASVDSAEVHFAWLNTPKDQGGIEGVTYPLLADTNRNLSYALDILDGTEIYDEDNDEVQIEGDNVTFRATYLIDEEGTVFHEGVNHMPLGRNVNEFIRLIDAYSHVQTHGEVCPANWEEGKDAMKANREGTAAYLASH
- a CDS encoding thioredoxin family protein translates to MFTEITEDNLAEIVQNNETVFVQYSAGWCGNCRIMKPKFKKHSSEHEDMTFVVVDAEKFPESRKLANVSNLPTFAAFKNGELVNQIQTNKADNLNTFIHEITDN
- a CDS encoding DUF6952 family protein, producing the protein MRLPIIKKLNEFIEENDEDYVNETIETLEFLTEAPGIKDEEMDVIGELLSNMYGAIEVHNMIKEGTPKKEALNEFMKRVTGSIDT
- the rplQ gene encoding 50S ribosomal protein L17, encoding MRHGKKFNHLGRKSAHRKAMLANMACSLIEHKRINTTVAKAKALRGFVEPLITKSKTDSTHSRRVVFSKLRNKYAVTELFREVAPKVAEREGGYTRIIRTGSRLGDNAEMCMIELVDFNEIYGNDTAKKTTRRSRRGGKGKAEDNKGAAATESKAKTEEKEAKNEEE
- a CDS encoding DNA-directed RNA polymerase subunit alpha; its protein translation is MAILDFQKPDKVIMIESDDFRGTFEFRPLEPGYGITVGNALRRILLSSLEGFAIASVKIEGVDHEFSTIKGVVDDVTEIILNLKQVRFKQQIDGTDSEKVIVSVTGQDTLTAGDIGKYTTAFQVLNPDLEICKMEPSVKINMELEIIKGRGYVPAEENKGANTPIGTIATDSIFTPIKNVKYNVENYRVEQKTDYEKLVFDIQTDGSISPKDALQEAAKILIHHFMLFSDERITLDTEIKSETEEFDETSLHMRQLLKSKLVDLDLSVRALNCLKAADVETLGDLVSYNKNDLLKFRNFGKKSLTELEDLVESKGLAFGMNVSKYKLDKE
- the rpsD gene encoding 30S ribosomal protein S4 produces the protein MARYRGPKSKIARRFRDPIFGADKALERKNYPPGQHGPNKRRGKQSEYAIQLQEKQKAKYTYGILERQFSNLFKKASRMKGITGENLLALCESRLDNTVFRLGMSNSRRGARQLVTHRHITVNGNIVNIPSYTLKVGDIISVREKSKSLEVISESLAAKENSFDWLDWNTQAMEGKFMSVPSREMIPENIKEQLIVELYSK
- the rpsK gene encoding 30S ribosomal protein S11 yields the protein MAKTGRVKKKNVKIDAVGEAHIQASFNNIIISLTNKSGQVISWSSAGKMGFRGSKKNTPYAAQVAAEECSKEAYDLGLRKVKVYVKGPGSGRESAIRSIHNTGIEVTEIVDVTPLPHNGCRPPKRRRV
- the rpsM gene encoding 30S ribosomal protein S13, producing MARIAGIDLPKNKRGVIGLTYIYGVGKSTASKILSDAGVSEDTKVQDWTDDEIAKIRTAMGEMKVEGALRSEVQLNIKRLMDIGCYRGIRHRAGLPLRGQRTKNNSRTRKGKRKTVANKKKATK
- the ykgO gene encoding type B 50S ribosomal protein L36; protein product: MKVRASVKKRSADCKIVKRKGRVYVINKKNPKFKQRQG
- the infA gene encoding translation initiation factor IF-1, with the protein product MAKQASIEQDGTIVEALGNAMFRVELENGHIITAHISGKMRMHYIKILPGDKVKLEMSPYDLTKGRITYRYK
- the secY gene encoding preprotein translocase subunit SecY — encoded protein: MKKFIDTLKNIWKVEELRNRILLTLGLILVYRLGSFIVLPGVDQGQLAAGSSGGGLVALLDLFAGGAFSKASVMALGIMPYISASIIMQLLGMAVPVVQKLQKEGESGRRKINGYTRILTILICAFQGPSYLQMYVISANGVVDPDMMWWISSIMLLVAGTMFAMWLGERITDKGVGNGISLLITVGILARFPQSVFTEFLARNSGSGGIFMFIVEMLVFFAIIIVTVLIVQGVRRVPINYAKRVAGQGNVAEASQRSYIPLKVNAAGVMPIIFAQAIMTVPTMIQSDSVILQELQNYRGFWYNFVFALMIIIFTYFYTAITINPKQIADDLKRSGGFVPGIKPGTETADFIDTILSRITFPGSFFLALIAIIPAFAMLFGINDGFAMFMGGTSMLIMVGVVLDTLQQIETYLLNRHYDGLMEGGRIRGRRGANEFSGI
- the rplO gene encoding 50S ribosomal protein L15; the protein is MKLQNIKPAAGSVKNKKRIARGQGSGAAGTAGRGHKGAKSRSGYSKKLGFEGGQMPLQRRVPKFGFKNPNRVEYKGVNLDTIQNLVDNKKVTEITPEVLYNNGLVGKKDLVKILGRGELKAKLKFTVHGYSASAKSAIEAAGGSAEIL